DNA from Campylobacter sp. RM5004:
AGTTTTTTAGTTTTAGCATTTAGTATTGAAAGGCTTATATTTTTTAGCAATGTAAAGGTAAATAATTATAAAAATAAAAATGAGTTAGAAGTAGCGCTTAGCAAAAATCTTACCTGTCTTTACATCGTTTATCAAAATGCACCTTATATCGGGCTTTTAGGCACGGTTATTGGAATTATGATTACTTTTTATGATATGGCAAATGCTGCTAGCATGGATGCAAAAAACATTATGCTAGGACTTTCACTTGCTCTTAAAGCAACGGCACTTGGACTTGTTGTAGCAATTCCTACTCTTATGATATACAACGCTTTTAATAGAAAAGTAGAAGTAAAATTAGCAGAGTTTGGCAATGAGAGTAAATAAAGAAGGCTTAAATCTAGTTCCATTCATTGATATTATGCTGGTTTTACTATGTATTGTGCTAAGTGTTAGCACTTTTATAGCAGAAGAAAAAATCGCTATAAACTTACCAAAATCAGAAAATAGTGTAAGTGTAGAAGATAAGCAAAAGACTTTTATTAGTATTAATGAAAATGGTGAGTTTTTTTACAATGACAAAGCTTTAAACTACGAAGAACTAAAGTCTAGCTTAAATAATATAAGTAAAGATGAAATAATTATTTTACGCTCAGACGAAAACGCTAGTTATAAGTATTTTGTAATGGTAATAGATTTGTTAAAAGAATTAAGACATGAAAATTTCGCTATTGCAACACAAAAATAAAATCGCATTTTTTATCTCCTTTTTAATTCATGCGATTTTGTTGGTGTATTTTTTAAAATTCGATGTAAAGGCAAGTGAGATTAAGAATGATAAGGCATTATCGGTGCTTTTTTATACTCCTAGCGTAGCTATTAAAGAAGAAGTGATTAAAGAAGAGATTATAGAAGAGCCGCTAGCTATTAAGAAAAAACATTTCAAAAAGCCAAAAAAGGA
Protein-coding regions in this window:
- the exbB gene encoding TonB-system energizer ExbB — encoded protein: MEFLKEYLDYFVFAILFFMSFLVLAFSIERLIFFSNVKVNNYKNKNELEVALSKNLTCLYIVYQNAPYIGLLGTVIGIMITFYDMANAASMDAKNIMLGLSLALKATALGLVVAIPTLMIYNAFNRKVEVKLAEFGNESK
- the exbD gene encoding TonB system transport protein ExbD — protein: MRVNKEGLNLVPFIDIMLVLLCIVLSVSTFIAEEKIAINLPKSENSVSVEDKQKTFISINENGEFFYNDKALNYEELKSSLNNISKDEIIILRSDENASYKYFVMVIDLLKELRHENFAIATQK